The window CGGCCGGCTCGGCCGAGGTCTTTTTCTCCCCGTTGCCTCCGTTATTCTTGTCCGCCGAGGCGTAGCCGTCGGCGTACCAGCCCCCGCCCTTGAGCACGAAGGATGTGCTGGAGATGAGCTTGGTCAGCCGCCCTCCGCAATGGGGACAGGTCTCAAGCCGGGGGTCGCTGAACTTCTGCCAGGCCTCGTGCCGCTCCTGGCAGTCGAGACAGCGGTACTCGTATATGGGCATGTCCAGCCTCCAGGAAAACAAATTATATCCCGTACTTAGCACTCCCAAAAAGAGAGCGCTAATATGTTAGCGCATTTCTCCCGCAGCCGTCAATATCTGCGGAAAAACGGCCGTTACAGGCCCCGCCACCAGAGCTCGTCGGCCAGGGCGCCGGCGGCCTCAGTCATGACCCTCTTGAGCAAGCGTTTCCGGGGCCTGAGCGTCATGGTTTTAAGGGGAGAAACGCCCGTTTCCCGGGAAAGCTCCTCCAGGGCGTCCTGGTAGTCCCGGACCCCGTCGATGAGCCCCAGGGTCCCGGCCCTCCGGCCGCTGAAAAGCTCCCCGGTTGCAAGCTCCCTGACCTTCTCCGGGGGCATGCCCCGGGCCGTGGAGACCATCTCGATGAAGCGCTCGTAGATGTCCTCCTGCAGGGACTCCAGAACCCGCCGCTCCTCCTCGGTGGACTCCCGGTGAAAGAGGGTCATGTCCTTCATGGCGCCCTTCTTCATGACCTCCAGGGAGATGCCCGCCCTTTCCATGAGTCCCCGCACCACGGGCTTTATGGAAAGCACCCCGATGCTGCCCACGAGTCCCGTGGAAGGAGCGTATATCTTCCGGGCGGCGGCGGCCGCCATGTAGCCGCCGGAGGCGGCCATGAGGGCGTAGCAGTACAGGGGTTTCTTCTCGTTGAGCCTTTTCAGCCGGTCGTAGAGGTACTCGCTGGCCACGGCGGAGCCCCCGGGGCTTTCTATCTCCAGCATCACGCCCTTTATGTTCCCCGAGCGCTCCAGCCCCTGGAAAAGGCCCGCGTACTGCTCGATGGTCCGGCTGAAGATGGGGCCGCTCAGAGGAACCACAGCCATGCGCTCGACCGGGAGCTTTGCAAGGAGGCGCTTGAACATAGATGAAGTGTAGCAAAGAGGCACATTGTGGGCAAGTTAACCCGAGCCGGGGGGCGGGAGACATCGGCGGTCGCCGGCAGGGCTGGTCTTCGCTATAATAAATATATGACCACTGAAACCATTGACATTTCGAGACATTACATCAGCGAGGAGCCCTTCTACCTCCCCATGGAAAAAGAACTCGAGCTGTTCGACGCGGCCTACCGCAACAGGATTCCGGTGCTCCTGAAGGGCCCCACGGGCTGTGGAAAGACCAGGTTCATGATGCATGTGGCCTGGAAATACCGGAGGCCCCTGGTCACGGTAGCCTGCCACGACGACCTCACCGCCTCCGACCTCGTGGGCCGCTACCTGATGAAGGGAGGGCAGACCGTCTGGGTGGACGGGCCGCTCACCGCCGCCGTGAGGGCCGGCGGGTTCTGCTACCTGGACGAGGTCGTGGAGGCCCGGAAGGACACCACCGTGGTCATTCACCCCCTGGCGGACGACCGGCGGCTCCTTCCCGTGGAGAAACGCGGCGAGCTCCTCAAGGCCCCGCCGGACTTCGTCCTGGCCATCTCCTATAACCCGGGATACCAGAGCGTCCTGAAGGACCTCAAGCAGTCCACCCGGCAGCGGTTCCTGGCCCTGGAGTTCACCTATCCGCCCCGGGAGCTGGAGACCGAAATCGTCATGCACGAGTCGGGCACGGACGAGGAGACCGCTCGCACCCTGGTGCTCTTCGCGGAGAAGACCAGAAACCTCAAGGACCGGGGCCTCCTGGAAGGGGCGAGCACCCGTCTTCTGGTGCACGCGGCCAAGCTCATCCGCTCCGGCATCGACCCCGCCCAGGCCATAGGGGCGGCCGTGGCCGAGCCCCTTACGGACGAGCACGAGATGCTTGCCGCCCTGCGGGAGATCCTCCAGTCCGTCCTATGAGCGCATCGCCCCGGCAGCACGAGAGGGAGCTCCGGGCGGAGCTCAGCCGCAACCTCGCCCTCTTCTTCTTCGAGAGCGCCGAGGTCGCCTCCATCCTGGCGGAGCTGGACTCCCTGGGCAGGGAGTCGCGCCCGAAGGCCCTGGCCCTCTGTGTCTTCCTCTCCAACATA of the Nitrospirota bacterium genome contains:
- a CDS encoding CbbQ/NirQ/NorQ/GpvN family protein: MTTETIDISRHYISEEPFYLPMEKELELFDAAYRNRIPVLLKGPTGCGKTRFMMHVAWKYRRPLVTVACHDDLTASDLVGRYLMKGGQTVWVDGPLTAAVRAGGFCYLDEVVEARKDTTVVIHPLADDRRLLPVEKRGELLKAPPDFVLAISYNPGYQSVLKDLKQSTRQRFLALEFTYPPRELETEIVMHESGTDEETARTLVLFAEKTRNLKDRGLLEGASTRLLVHAAKLIRSGIDPAQAIGAAVAEPLTDEHEMLAALREILQSVL
- the sppA gene encoding signal peptide peptidase SppA; its protein translation is MAVVPLSGPIFSRTIEQYAGLFQGLERSGNIKGVMLEIESPGGSAVASEYLYDRLKRLNEKKPLYCYALMAASGGYMAAAAARKIYAPSTGLVGSIGVLSIKPVVRGLMERAGISLEVMKKGAMKDMTLFHRESTEEERRVLESLQEDIYERFIEMVSTARGMPPEKVRELATGELFSGRRAGTLGLIDGVRDYQDALEELSRETGVSPLKTMTLRPRKRLLKRVMTEAAGALADELWWRGL
- a CDS encoding zinc ribbon domain-containing protein, translated to MPIYEYRCLDCQERHEAWQKFSDPRLETCPHCGGRLTKLISSTSFVLKGGGWYADGYASADKNNGGNGEKKTSAEPAEPKAGEKKASTESTGSKAEESKPSQAAKETTSAA